The DNA sequence CCACGCCAGCGCAAAAAAGGCAGGAACACCAGCGCCGCCAGCACCAGACGAAACATCGCCGAGAACCAGCTATCGACCTGGCCTGCCAGGTATTCGCCAATCAGACTAAAAGAAAACGCCCACAAAATTGTGGTAATGATTAATAACGGCACGGTGTGGCTCGCTCCATATCCATAACACGCAACGGGTGCAGCATTGTAGTCGAGTTACACGGCTGAATTTTCGTCAAGATGGTTTACATCAGAGCAAAAAAAGCGCACTCAGCCACTCAGAATTGCCAACGCAGCCAGGCGAAAAACACAATTGCCGTTATTGTGCGAACCAGAGAAAGATGGCCTGAAACGGCAGGTGCTGAGGCACATCCGCACATCAACAGACAGCCTGCCCTTATCCGGCAGGCGTCAAACAAGACGTCAGAGCCCCAGCGTCAAATCCCGTCGCCGTCTTCAAAGCCGCGCAGCGAGCCGTTGAAGTATTGATCCATATCCAGCGACGGTTTATCACTCTCCGGGCGGCCCACAATCCGCGCGGGCACACCGGCTGCGGTGGTATGTGGCGGCACCGGTTGTAACACCACGGAACCCGCGCCGATTTTCGCCCCACAACCGACTTCGATATTACCGAGGATTTTGGCTCCTGCGCCAATCATCACCCCTTCACGAATTTTCGGGTGACGGTCGCCATTGGTTTTGCCGGTTCCCCCGAGCGTGACGGATTGCAGAATGGAGACATCGTTTTCCACCACCGCCGTTTCACCGATGACGATGCCGGTTGCGTGGTCGAGCATAATGCCGCAACCAATGCGGGCGGCAGGATGAATATCCACACCGAACGAGACAGAAATTTGATTTTGCAGATAAATCGCCAGCGCCCGACGGTCTTGCTGCCACAGCCAGTGGCCGATGCGATAAGCCTGCAACGCGTGAAACCCTTTCAGGTACAACAGCGGCGTGGAGTATTTATCCACCGCCGGGTCACGCAGGCGCACCGCCATAATATCGCGGGCGGCAGAGGCAATCATTTGCGGGTCGGCGCGATACGCCTCTTCCACGACCTCACGAATGGCAATCGCGGGCATGATGGCATTCGCCAGTTTGTTGGCGAGCATATAGCTTAAGGCACTGCCCAGGTTCTCATGTTTTAACAGCGTCGCGTGAAAGAAGCTGGCCAGCATCGGTTCGCAGTCCGCCAGGCTGCGCGCCTCATCTTTAATGTGTTTCCAGACCAGTTCCAGCTCATCATTCGACATTGCGCTACCTCGTTGAAAAACCGTTAATCCACCGCTTTAACTTTTGCTGCCGCACAACTTATTACCACAACGAAACGTTATTTTTGTCACAAAAAACATTTTTTTCACAAAAAGAAGACGCCGAGCCGCCCACAGGAAGCCCGCATACTATCCGGCAATCACATCCGGCTGCTTTCGTCTTTTCGTGCTCGACCCAGCAGACTGAGTGCCGCTTCCCGGGCATCTTTGCCACAGTAGAGCACCTGCCAGAGTTGTTCGGTAATCGGCATTTCAACACCGTAGCGCTGCGCCAATGCCATCACCTCTTTGGTGTTGCGATAGCCTTCCACCACCTGCCCAATGTGCTCTTGCGCGCGGGTGACATCCAACCCCTGGCCCAGCATCATGCCAAAACGACGGTTGCGGGACTGGTTATCGGTACACGTCAGCACCAGATCGCCTAATCCTGCCATGCCCATAAAGGTAGAAGGGTCGGCTCCCAGAGCGATGCCAAGGCGGGTCATTTCCGCCAACCCTCGGGTGATAAGCGCAGTGCGCGCATTGGCACCAAATCCCATGCCATCAGACATACCTGCGCCAATGGCAATCACGTTTTTTACCGCGCCACCAAGCTGCACGCCAATAAAATCCGGGTTGCTATAAACGCGAAAACTCTTGCCACAGTGCAGCAGTTGCTGCAAATCTTCAGAGAATTGCCGATCGGTCGAAGCCAATGCAATGGCTGTCGGCAATCCGGCGGCTAACTCTTTGGCGAACGTCGGGCCGGAGAGCACAGCCAAGGGGATAGACTCGCCCAACACATCCCGCGCCACATCCTGCAATAAGCGGCCGGTTTCCGCCTCAAGCCCTTTGGTGGCCC is a window from the Dickeya lacustris genome containing:
- the gpsA gene encoding NAD(P)H-dependent glycerol-3-phosphate dehydrogenase; amino-acid sequence: MSASDAAMTVIGAGSYGTALAITVARNGHRVVLWGHDPQHVRALQAARCNQAFLPDVAFPDSLQLETSLAHALAASRDILVVVPSHVFGQVLQQLKPHLRADARLVWATKGLEAETGRLLQDVARDVLGESIPLAVLSGPTFAKELAAGLPTAIALASTDRQFSEDLQQLLHCGKSFRVYSNPDFIGVQLGGAVKNVIAIGAGMSDGMGFGANARTALITRGLAEMTRLGIALGADPSTFMGMAGLGDLVLTCTDNQSRNRRFGMMLGQGLDVTRAQEHIGQVVEGYRNTKEVMALAQRYGVEMPITEQLWQVLYCGKDAREAALSLLGRARKDESSRM
- the cysE gene encoding serine O-acetyltransferase, whose product is MSNDELELVWKHIKDEARSLADCEPMLASFFHATLLKHENLGSALSYMLANKLANAIMPAIAIREVVEEAYRADPQMIASAARDIMAVRLRDPAVDKYSTPLLYLKGFHALQAYRIGHWLWQQDRRALAIYLQNQISVSFGVDIHPAARIGCGIMLDHATGIVIGETAVVENDVSILQSVTLGGTGKTNGDRHPKIREGVMIGAGAKILGNIEVGCGAKIGAGSVVLQPVPPHTTAAGVPARIVGRPESDKPSLDMDQYFNGSLRGFEDGDGI